In a genomic window of Leifsonia xyli subsp. cynodontis DSM 46306:
- a CDS encoding IS30 family transposase gives MIARRRIRFNAALTIHDRPFAPTDRSVPGAWEGDLIMGLGNRSAIATLVERTTRFTLLLPVDAVNRSESLRDQLVPALAALPPELRRSITWDQGWEMARHEEISRATGTRIYSCDPHSPWQRGSNENTNRLLRDYFPKRTDLRTHTPKELALVAAELNNRPRKILGWKTPNTLFTTLLEQTHHP, from the coding sequence GTGATCGCCCGGCGCAGGATCCGATTCAACGCTGCGCTCACGATCCATGACCGTCCGTTCGCGCCCACGGACCGCAGCGTCCCCGGAGCCTGGGAAGGCGACCTCATCATGGGGCTCGGCAACCGTTCGGCGATTGCCACACTCGTCGAGCGAACGACCCGGTTCACTCTCCTGTTGCCTGTTGACGCTGTCAACAGATCCGAGAGCCTCCGCGATCAGCTCGTCCCTGCTCTCGCGGCGCTCCCGCCCGAACTACGCCGCTCAATCACCTGGGACCAGGGCTGGGAAATGGCGAGACATGAAGAGATCAGCCGCGCAACAGGAACGAGAATCTACTCCTGCGACCCGCACTCGCCCTGGCAGCGCGGCAGCAACGAGAACACGAATCGGCTCTTGCGGGACTACTTCCCCAAACGCACCGACCTCAGAACACACACCCCGAAAGAGCTCGCCCTCGTCGCCGCCGAACTCAACAACCGACCCCGCAAAATCCTCGGCTGGAAGACCCCGAACACCCTCTTCACTACGCTGCTAGAACAAACACACCATCCATGA
- a CDS encoding SseB family protein — protein sequence MSRDTDEPEERPAVSRPTERPAPSAAGADRLAGFAASLADSAGQPWEGREFGDNPYAGDDGAAPAALLGALAAFRAGEVGAEAVVEAVRASRVLIPLVAERGEEGESGAGLVVDKAQELSIVTVAGPDGRTVLPVFSSVTAMHTWNPAARPVPAAGPRAALAAASEGTEVVVLDPASETEFALRRPAVWALAQGRPWLPSHRDPAVVEAFRSSIGSELGVLDVRLTAGDPDHRLRAEELLVLLELTGGLTQKELDALLARLAQRWAAEAIATRVDSLRVRLASGV from the coding sequence ATGTCGCGGGACACTGACGAGCCGGAGGAACGTCCGGCGGTGTCGAGGCCTACGGAGCGCCCCGCGCCGAGCGCGGCGGGCGCTGATCGGCTGGCCGGTTTCGCGGCCTCCCTCGCCGACTCGGCGGGTCAGCCGTGGGAGGGCCGGGAGTTCGGCGACAACCCCTACGCCGGCGACGACGGCGCCGCCCCGGCGGCCTTGCTCGGGGCGCTCGCCGCTTTCCGGGCCGGTGAGGTCGGGGCGGAGGCGGTGGTGGAGGCGGTGCGCGCCTCGCGTGTGCTCATCCCGCTGGTCGCCGAGCGGGGCGAGGAGGGCGAATCCGGCGCCGGGCTGGTCGTCGACAAGGCGCAGGAGCTGTCCATCGTGACCGTCGCCGGTCCGGACGGGCGGACGGTGCTCCCGGTGTTCTCGTCGGTGACGGCGATGCACACCTGGAATCCCGCGGCGCGTCCGGTGCCGGCGGCGGGTCCGCGGGCGGCGCTGGCGGCCGCTTCCGAGGGAACGGAGGTCGTGGTGCTCGACCCGGCCTCGGAGACGGAGTTCGCGCTGCGGCGGCCGGCCGTGTGGGCGCTCGCGCAGGGGCGTCCGTGGCTGCCGAGCCATCGGGACCCTGCCGTGGTCGAGGCGTTCCGCTCCTCCATCGGTTCTGAGCTGGGCGTGCTCGATGTGCGGCTCACGGCCGGAGACCCGGATCATCGGCTTCGCGCAGAGGAGCTCCTGGTCTTGCTGGAGCTGACCGGCGGGCTCACGCAGAAGGAGCTGGACGCTCTGCTCGCCCGGCTGGCGCAGCGCTGGGCGGCGGAGGCGATCGCGACGCGTGTGGACTCGCTGCGGGTGCGGCTCGCCTCCGGCGTCTAG
- a CDS encoding histidinol-phosphate transaminase: MTSLSDLPLRDDLRGRVPYGAPQKAVPIALNVNENTHRVPEGVAAEIVARVSAAIGGVNRYPDREFTELREAFARYLGHGLAAGNIWAANGSNEVLQHILQAFGGPGRSLLGFAPTYSMYPLLAAGTGTEWVAGVRDAGFGLSPETAAAQIRRADPDIVVLCSPNNPTGTPLALETVAAAYEASRGIVVVDEAYTEFLPDGEASALTLLEGRPRLLVSRTMSKAFAFAGARVGYLAADPAVTDALRLVRLPYHLSAITQAAALGALAHSDEMLATVGEIRRQRDRLVAELARLGYAPHRSGSNFVLFGNVADPKATFEALLERGILIRDVGIPNHLRVTAGTEAETTAFLEALAALGRPEPLAAVPVGSQP, translated from the coding sequence GTGACCTCTCTTTCCGATCTCCCTCTCCGCGATGACCTCCGAGGGCGGGTTCCGTACGGGGCGCCGCAGAAGGCGGTCCCGATCGCGTTGAACGTGAACGAGAACACGCATCGGGTGCCGGAGGGCGTCGCGGCGGAGATCGTCGCCCGAGTCTCTGCCGCCATCGGCGGGGTGAACCGGTACCCCGATCGGGAGTTCACCGAGCTGAGAGAGGCGTTCGCGCGCTACCTCGGGCACGGTCTCGCGGCCGGGAACATCTGGGCGGCGAACGGGTCGAACGAGGTGCTGCAGCACATCCTGCAAGCGTTCGGCGGTCCGGGACGCAGCCTGCTCGGGTTCGCGCCGACCTACTCGATGTACCCGTTGCTGGCGGCGGGGACAGGCACCGAGTGGGTCGCGGGAGTGCGCGACGCCGGGTTCGGGCTGTCGCCGGAGACGGCGGCGGCGCAGATCCGGCGTGCGGACCCGGACATCGTCGTCCTGTGCTCGCCGAACAACCCGACGGGAACACCGCTCGCGCTCGAGACCGTCGCGGCGGCGTACGAAGCGTCCCGCGGGATCGTGGTGGTGGACGAGGCCTACACGGAGTTCCTGCCGGACGGCGAGGCGTCCGCGCTCACGCTGCTGGAAGGGCGGCCGCGGCTGCTGGTGTCGCGGACGATGAGCAAGGCGTTCGCTTTCGCGGGCGCGCGCGTCGGCTACCTCGCCGCCGACCCGGCTGTGACGGACGCGCTGCGGCTCGTCCGGCTGCCCTACCACCTGTCCGCGATCACCCAGGCGGCGGCGCTCGGCGCGCTCGCGCACTCGGACGAGATGCTGGCGACGGTCGGCGAGATCCGGCGACAGCGCGATCGGCTGGTCGCGGAGCTCGCGCGTCTCGGCTACGCGCCGCACCGCAGTGGCAGCAACTTCGTGCTGTTCGGGAACGTCGCGGACCCGAAGGCCACCTTCGAGGCGCTGCTGGAGCGCGGCATCCTGATCCGGGATGTCGGCATCCCGAACCATCTGCGCGTCACCGCGGGCACGGAGGCGGAGACCACCGCCTTCCTGGAGGCGCTCGCGGCGCTCGGCCGGCCGGAACCGCTGGCCGCCGTCCCGGTAGGCTCGCAGCCATGA
- the hisB gene encoding imidazoleglycerol-phosphate dehydratase HisB — MTNRTASLRRETSESVIELSLDLDGTGASEIQTSVPFYDHLLTAFAKHSLTDLRVRASGDTEIDVHHTVEDVGIVLGQAIRQALGDKAGLSRYGDALVPLDEALVQAAVDLSGRPYLVHAGEPAGFEFHLIGGHFTGSMVRHVFEAISFNAAITTHVTVVGGRDPHHIAEAEFKAFARAFRQAKAYDPLVSGIPSTKGAL; from the coding sequence ATGACGAATCGGACGGCGTCCCTGCGGCGCGAGACCAGCGAGTCGGTCATCGAGCTGAGCCTCGACCTGGACGGGACGGGCGCATCCGAGATCCAGACCTCCGTGCCGTTCTACGACCATCTGCTCACGGCGTTCGCGAAGCATTCGCTGACGGATCTGCGCGTGCGGGCGAGCGGCGACACCGAGATCGACGTCCACCACACGGTCGAGGATGTCGGGATCGTGCTCGGGCAGGCGATCAGGCAAGCGCTCGGCGACAAAGCCGGTCTCTCACGCTACGGGGACGCGCTGGTTCCGCTGGACGAGGCGCTCGTCCAGGCGGCGGTCGATCTGTCAGGCCGCCCCTACCTCGTGCATGCGGGGGAGCCGGCCGGGTTCGAGTTCCACCTGATCGGAGGGCACTTCACCGGTTCGATGGTGCGGCACGTCTTCGAGGCGATCTCGTTCAACGCGGCGATCACCACACACGTCACTGTCGTGGGCGGGCGCGATCCGCACCATATCGCGGAGGCGGAGTTCAAGGCTTTCGCGCGCGCGTTCCGGCAGGCGAAGGCGTACGACCCGCTGGTCTCCGGCATCCCGTCGACGAAGGGCGCCCTGTGA
- a CDS encoding HhH-GPD-type base excision DNA repair protein, whose translation MALNITGDADADALLDQSPFALLLGMLLDQQVPMETAFSGPAKLRDRLGSLDPAGIAALDPDELLAAMKQPPAVHRFPGSMGARVQTLAAAIVSDWEGDTAAIWTSGDPDGAEVLRRLRALPGFGEQKAKIFLALLGKQRGLAAPGLREAAGDYGAAGHRSVADIVDAESLRKVREHKRAAKAAAKKG comes from the coding sequence ATGGCCCTGAACATCACCGGCGACGCGGACGCGGACGCCCTGCTCGACCAATCCCCGTTCGCGCTGCTTCTCGGAATGCTGCTCGACCAGCAGGTCCCGATGGAGACCGCGTTCTCCGGCCCCGCGAAGCTCCGTGACCGGCTCGGTTCGCTCGACCCTGCCGGAATCGCCGCTCTGGACCCGGACGAGCTGCTCGCCGCGATGAAGCAGCCACCGGCCGTCCACCGTTTCCCGGGGTCGATGGGCGCCCGGGTGCAGACACTCGCGGCGGCGATCGTGAGCGACTGGGAGGGGGACACTGCGGCCATCTGGACGAGCGGCGACCCCGATGGGGCTGAGGTGCTGCGGCGGCTGCGGGCGCTGCCGGGCTTCGGCGAGCAGAAGGCGAAGATCTTCCTCGCCCTGCTCGGCAAGCAGAGGGGCCTCGCCGCCCCGGGCTTGCGGGAGGCCGCCGGCGACTACGGGGCCGCGGGGCACCGGTCGGTGGCGGACATCGTGGATGCGGAGTCGCTGAGGAAAGTGCGGGAGCACAAGCGGGCGGCGAAAGCGGCGGCGAAAAAGGGGTGA
- a CDS encoding endonuclease/exonuclease/phosphatase family protein yields MDTSGVPPWAGFIARPEDRHLPTIVVAHLQRATFFDGADWRRDLQWAEEACSTASTIAVGDFNATVENLPRQRLNACADAATSVGADGAGTWPTLLPAFLGARIDHVFLGSGWDTKSFQVLTGDSASDHRPIFATIGEK; encoded by the coding sequence GTGGACACCTCGGGCGTGCCGCCCTGGGCGGGGTTCATCGCGAGGCCAGAGGATCGGCATCTCCCGACGATCGTTGTCGCACACCTTCAACGCGCGACGTTCTTCGACGGCGCGGATTGGCGCCGGGATCTCCAGTGGGCAGAGGAAGCCTGCTCCACAGCGAGCACCATCGCCGTCGGCGACTTCAACGCCACGGTCGAGAACCTGCCCCGTCAGCGTTTGAACGCGTGCGCCGACGCTGCGACGAGCGTCGGCGCTGACGGCGCAGGGACCTGGCCCACTCTCTTGCCGGCCTTTCTGGGGGCTCGCATCGACCATGTGTTCCTCGGATCGGGATGGGACACGAAGAGCTTCCAGGTCCTCACCGGGGACAGTGCTTCCGACCATCGGCCGATCTTCGCGACCATCGGAGAGAAGTGA
- a CDS encoding methylenetetrahydrofolate reductase: protein MSRTDARYSFELYPPRNERAAAALPATIDRLAATRPDFISVTYGAGGSSRASSLEVLRSILERTDVSPMAHLTCVGSSHAEANRLIREFLDAGIQRFLAVRGDLPADLAPGEDGLGDIKSSAELVQLIHRVQAERVPYGELDVPELGAQAVLRHRERVQIAVAAFPNGYPASHSAAQDIDTLLAKQAAGANLGITQLFFHAEDYLSFAQRAKEAGVLFPILPGIMPVTSPSRLKRMLELSGEDLPSDLAIQLEIEPTEEGQREIGIGWAARLAERLLAGGAPGLHLYTFNQHAAVLSVLERIGLLPDHATITKENEPA, encoded by the coding sequence ATGAGCCGTACCGACGCTCGGTACTCGTTCGAGCTGTACCCGCCGCGCAACGAGCGCGCCGCCGCCGCACTGCCCGCGACGATCGACCGGCTCGCCGCCACACGGCCCGATTTCATCTCGGTCACCTACGGCGCGGGCGGTTCCTCCCGCGCCTCGTCGCTCGAGGTGCTGCGCTCCATCCTGGAGCGCACCGACGTCAGCCCGATGGCCCACCTGACCTGCGTCGGGTCGTCGCACGCGGAGGCGAACCGGCTGATCCGCGAGTTCCTGGACGCCGGCATCCAGCGGTTCCTGGCGGTGCGGGGAGACCTGCCGGCGGACCTGGCGCCCGGCGAGGACGGTCTCGGCGACATCAAGAGCTCTGCGGAGCTGGTGCAGCTCATCCACCGGGTGCAGGCCGAGCGGGTTCCGTACGGCGAACTGGATGTGCCGGAGCTGGGCGCGCAGGCTGTGCTCCGGCACCGCGAGCGGGTCCAGATCGCGGTCGCGGCCTTTCCGAACGGGTACCCCGCCTCGCACTCGGCCGCCCAGGACATCGACACCCTTCTCGCCAAGCAGGCGGCGGGGGCGAACCTCGGGATCACGCAGCTCTTCTTCCACGCCGAGGACTATCTCTCCTTCGCCCAGCGGGCGAAGGAGGCCGGGGTGCTCTTCCCGATCCTGCCCGGGATCATGCCCGTCACCTCCCCCTCCCGCCTGAAGCGCATGCTCGAGCTGAGCGGCGAGGATCTGCCGAGCGATCTCGCCATCCAGCTCGAGATCGAACCCACCGAGGAGGGGCAGCGGGAGATCGGCATCGGCTGGGCCGCGCGGCTCGCCGAGCGTCTGCTCGCCGGGGGCGCCCCCGGCCTCCACCTCTACACGTTCAACCAGCATGCGGCCGTCCTCTCGGTGCTCGAGAGGATCGGACTGCTTCCTGACCACGCCACCATCACGAAGGAGAACGAACCAGCATGA
- the hisH gene encoding imidazole glycerol phosphate synthase subunit HisH, whose product MSRPAVVVFEYGSGNVHSAVKALEAAGADVELTGDRRRAQEADGLVVPGVGAFAAVVDRLRAAHGDEIIDRRLAGGRPVLGICVGMQVMFERGTEHGQETEGLGEWPGAVERLRAGVVPHMGWNTVEAPADSALFDGIRNERFYFVHSYAAQYWTLEATGPFPKPRVSWAEHGSRFIAAVENGPLSATQFHPEKSGSAGLRLLANWIGSL is encoded by the coding sequence GTGAGCCGTCCCGCCGTCGTCGTCTTCGAGTACGGCTCGGGCAATGTCCACTCGGCGGTCAAAGCGCTGGAAGCGGCCGGGGCGGATGTCGAACTCACCGGCGACCGGCGGCGCGCGCAAGAGGCCGATGGTCTGGTCGTGCCGGGCGTCGGCGCCTTCGCCGCGGTGGTCGATCGGCTTCGGGCCGCCCACGGCGACGAGATCATCGACCGGCGGCTGGCCGGCGGGCGTCCGGTGCTCGGGATCTGCGTCGGGATGCAGGTGATGTTCGAGCGCGGAACGGAGCACGGACAGGAGACCGAAGGGCTGGGCGAGTGGCCGGGCGCCGTCGAGCGCCTGCGTGCCGGGGTCGTGCCCCACATGGGCTGGAACACGGTGGAGGCGCCGGCGGACTCGGCGCTGTTCGACGGTATCCGCAATGAGCGGTTCTACTTCGTCCACTCCTATGCCGCACAGTACTGGACGCTGGAGGCGACCGGGCCGTTCCCGAAGCCGCGCGTCAGCTGGGCCGAGCACGGTTCGCGGTTCATCGCCGCGGTGGAGAACGGGCCGCTGAGCGCGACGCAGTTCCATCCGGAGAAGTCCGGCAGCGCCGGTCTCCGGCTGCTGGCCAACTGGATCGGGTCGCTGTAG
- the lexA gene encoding transcriptional repressor LexA, with product MSNENQAPRGTRRRKNLSEKQLAILDVIQRSVSQRGYPPSMREIGDAVGLSSLSSVTHQLNQLELSGYLRRDPNRPRALEILIDLPSAAAPDFESQTPVADAAMVPLVGRIAAGVPITAEQQVEEVFPLPRQLVGNGELFMLKVVGESMIDAAICDGDWVVVRAQNTAENGDIVAAMLDEEATVKVFRQRDGHTWLLPRNSNFEPILGDFSQILGKVVAVLRAV from the coding sequence GTGTCGAACGAGAATCAGGCTCCGCGGGGCACCCGCCGGCGCAAGAATCTGAGCGAGAAGCAGCTCGCGATCCTCGACGTCATCCAGCGCTCGGTCAGCCAGCGCGGCTATCCGCCGAGCATGCGCGAGATCGGCGACGCGGTCGGCCTCTCCTCGCTCTCCTCGGTGACGCACCAGCTCAACCAGCTGGAGCTCAGCGGCTATCTGCGCCGCGACCCGAACCGCCCGCGCGCGCTGGAGATCCTCATCGACCTGCCGAGCGCCGCCGCCCCGGATTTCGAGAGCCAGACCCCGGTCGCCGACGCTGCGATGGTCCCGCTCGTCGGCCGCATCGCCGCGGGCGTGCCGATCACGGCCGAACAGCAGGTGGAAGAGGTCTTCCCGCTCCCCCGTCAGCTGGTCGGCAATGGCGAGCTGTTCATGCTGAAGGTCGTCGGAGAGTCCATGATCGACGCGGCCATCTGCGACGGCGACTGGGTGGTCGTCCGCGCGCAGAACACCGCGGAGAACGGCGACATCGTCGCTGCGATGCTGGATGAGGAAGCGACGGTCAAGGTCTTCCGGCAGCGCGACGGGCACACCTGGCTGCTGCCGAGGAACTCGAACTTCGAGCCGATCCTGGGCGACTTCTCACAGATCCTGGGCAAGGTCGTCGCCGTTCTCCGGGCCGTCTGA
- a CDS encoding SCO4848 family membrane protein: MIVFAAVVLLNAGFAAVVWPRFFTRVRKDARDEAGRSTPFLVAHAVLFGVALLLALLSATAGALLLLA; the protein is encoded by the coding sequence ATGATCGTGTTCGCTGCCGTCGTCCTCCTCAACGCCGGGTTCGCCGCCGTCGTGTGGCCGCGCTTCTTCACGCGGGTCCGGAAAGACGCCCGGGACGAGGCCGGGCGCTCGACCCCGTTCTTGGTGGCGCATGCCGTGTTGTTCGGTGTGGCGCTGCTGCTCGCTCTGCTCTCCGCGACGGCGGGTGCGCTGCTCCTGCTGGCATGA
- a CDS encoding LysM peptidoglycan-binding domain-containing protein — translation MSSTAVIGRADIGRAIGGSAATVRSRAGALSAADVPGSSGGPGGARVRLRLTRRGRAVLTFLAALPIVVGAFVFALNGGGAVASGEHAAVAFQHVTVQSGESLWSIAERLAPSADPRDVIAELVTLNGLDSAVVTPGQELAIPAQYAK, via the coding sequence ATGAGCAGCACAGCGGTCATCGGTCGTGCAGACATCGGTCGTGCGATCGGGGGGTCTGCGGCCACGGTGAGGTCCCGTGCGGGCGCTCTAAGCGCAGCGGACGTTCCGGGTTCTTCGGGTGGTCCGGGTGGGGCACGGGTCCGCCTGCGGCTGACCCGTCGCGGACGCGCGGTGCTGACGTTCCTGGCCGCCCTGCCGATCGTCGTCGGAGCGTTCGTGTTCGCGTTGAACGGCGGGGGCGCGGTCGCGTCGGGCGAGCACGCCGCAGTGGCTTTCCAGCACGTCACGGTTCAGTCGGGCGAGTCGCTGTGGTCTATCGCGGAGCGCCTCGCGCCGAGCGCAGACCCGCGGGATGTGATCGCAGAACTGGTCACACTCAACGGGCTCGACTCGGCGGTGGTGACCCCGGGGCAGGAATTGGCGATCCCGGCGCAGTACGCGAAGTAG
- the metE gene encoding 5-methyltetrahydropteroyltriglutamate--homocysteine S-methyltransferase: MTPSTSRATFPVGTIIGYPRIGRRRELKKAVEAFWAGETTADELEATAATLRAATRERLAALGLGRDDAAIPESFSYYDQVLDAAVTVGALPSRFAALADASGAVDMAGYFTIARGEAENPPLEMTKWFDSNYHYLVPEIGPETDFRLASDRIVRHFAEARADGFLTRPVIVGPVTFLLLSKPSDEAPQGFRPLSRLAELLPVYRELLARLAAVGAPWVQLDEPALVSESIEEPRADVLTALASAYDDLGGAAERPAIFVAAPYGSLDDALPVLAASPIEALSLDLVRGGVLSGLDAATAETLSAKTVVGGVVDGHNIWRGDLEGAFGKLTDLRTLSPQIAVATSTSLLHVPHDVEDEPELDARLASWLAFADQKVAQVSVLARGLVDGREAIRAELAEATAALADRAGAPGVRVPEVRDREAALTGADFSRGDDETRLEAQDAALRLPFLPTTTIGSFPQTADIRRSRAQLAKGLLTEEEYRGRMRAEIERVVDLQEEIGIDVIVHGEPERNDMVQYFAENLDGFAVTQNGWVQSYGSRCTRPYILWGDVSRPKPITVEWSAFTQSLTSKPVKGMLTGPVTILAWSFVRDDQPLGETARQVALALRDEIADLEAAGIRVVQVDEPALRELLPLKRADQDEYLSWSVGSFRLATAGVRAETQIHTHLCYSEFGVVIDAIRKLDADVTSIEAARSRMEVVHDLQSSGFEHGIGPGVYDIHSPRVPSVAEVTELIETALSAIPGRQLWVNPDCGLKTRGYDETIASLRNMLAATRKVRERAGVGA; the protein is encoded by the coding sequence ATGACCCCCTCGACCTCCCGCGCCACCTTCCCGGTCGGCACCATCATCGGCTACCCGCGCATCGGTCGCCGTCGCGAGCTCAAGAAGGCCGTCGAGGCGTTCTGGGCGGGCGAGACGACCGCGGACGAACTGGAGGCCACCGCGGCTACGCTGCGCGCCGCCACCCGCGAACGGCTCGCTGCGCTCGGCCTGGGACGCGACGACGCGGCCATCCCGGAGAGCTTCAGCTACTACGATCAAGTGCTGGACGCTGCCGTGACCGTCGGCGCTCTTCCGTCCCGGTTCGCGGCTCTCGCCGACGCCTCCGGCGCGGTGGATATGGCCGGCTACTTCACCATCGCGCGTGGCGAGGCCGAGAACCCGCCGCTGGAGATGACGAAGTGGTTCGACTCCAACTACCACTATCTCGTGCCAGAGATCGGGCCGGAGACGGACTTCCGGCTCGCCTCCGACCGCATCGTCCGTCACTTCGCAGAGGCGCGTGCCGATGGTTTCCTCACCCGTCCGGTGATCGTCGGTCCGGTGACTTTCCTGCTGCTCAGCAAGCCGAGCGACGAGGCTCCGCAGGGGTTCCGCCCGCTCTCGCGGCTCGCCGAGCTGCTGCCGGTCTACCGTGAACTGCTCGCGAGGCTCGCGGCGGTGGGAGCGCCGTGGGTGCAGCTGGACGAACCGGCGCTCGTCTCCGAAAGCATCGAGGAGCCGCGTGCCGACGTGCTCACCGCTCTCGCCAGCGCGTACGACGACCTCGGGGGTGCGGCGGAGCGCCCGGCGATCTTCGTCGCTGCCCCCTACGGCAGCCTGGACGATGCTCTCCCCGTGCTGGCGGCCTCGCCGATCGAGGCGCTGTCGCTCGACCTCGTGCGCGGCGGCGTCCTCTCGGGTCTGGACGCGGCGACCGCGGAGACGCTGAGCGCGAAGACCGTGGTCGGCGGCGTCGTGGACGGCCACAACATCTGGCGGGGCGATCTGGAGGGCGCTTTCGGGAAGCTGACCGATCTGCGGACGCTGAGCCCGCAGATCGCCGTCGCGACCTCGACCTCGCTCCTGCACGTCCCGCACGATGTCGAGGACGAGCCGGAGCTGGATGCCCGGCTGGCGTCGTGGCTGGCCTTCGCCGACCAGAAAGTCGCACAGGTCTCCGTGCTCGCGCGCGGCCTCGTCGACGGCCGTGAGGCGATCCGGGCGGAGCTGGCCGAGGCCACGGCGGCGCTCGCCGACCGTGCGGGTGCGCCGGGTGTGCGGGTGCCGGAGGTGCGCGATCGCGAGGCCGCGCTGACCGGCGCCGACTTCTCGCGCGGCGACGACGAGACCCGGCTCGAAGCCCAGGATGCGGCCCTGCGGCTTCCCTTCCTGCCGACCACCACGATCGGGTCCTTCCCGCAGACGGCCGACATCCGCCGCTCCCGCGCCCAGCTGGCGAAGGGGCTTCTCACCGAGGAGGAGTACCGGGGCCGCATGCGGGCCGAGATCGAACGCGTCGTCGACCTCCAGGAGGAGATCGGGATCGACGTCATCGTTCACGGCGAGCCGGAGCGCAACGACATGGTGCAGTACTTCGCGGAGAACCTCGACGGTTTCGCGGTGACCCAGAACGGCTGGGTGCAATCGTACGGATCGCGCTGTACGCGCCCGTACATCCTGTGGGGCGATGTCTCGCGGCCGAAGCCGATCACGGTGGAATGGTCGGCGTTCACGCAGAGCCTGACCTCGAAGCCGGTCAAGGGGATGCTGACCGGCCCTGTCACCATCCTCGCCTGGTCGTTCGTGCGCGACGACCAGCCGCTCGGCGAGACCGCCCGCCAGGTGGCGCTCGCTCTGCGCGATGAGATCGCGGACCTGGAGGCGGCGGGCATCCGCGTCGTCCAGGTGGACGAGCCCGCCCTGCGCGAGCTGCTGCCGCTGAAGCGCGCGGACCAGGACGAGTACCTGTCGTGGTCGGTCGGCTCCTTCCGGCTCGCGACGGCGGGCGTCCGGGCGGAGACCCAGATCCACACACACCTCTGCTATTCGGAGTTCGGCGTGGTCATCGACGCGATCCGCAAGCTGGATGCGGATGTGACCAGCATCGAGGCTGCCCGCAGCCGCATGGAGGTCGTCCACGACCTCCAGAGCTCCGGGTTCGAGCACGGCATCGGGCCCGGCGTGTATGACATCCACTCGCCGCGCGTGCCGTCGGTCGCCGAGGTGACCGAACTGATCGAGACCGCGCTGAGCGCGATCCCCGGCCGTCAGCTGTGGGTCAACCCGGACTGCGGGCTCAAGACGCGCGGCTATGACGAGACGATCGCTTCGCTGAGGAACATGCTTGCGGCGACGAGGAAGGTCCGGGAGCGGGCCGGTGTCGGCGCCTGA
- the priA gene encoding bifunctional 1-(5-phosphoribosyl)-5-((5-phosphoribosylamino)methylideneamino)imidazole-4-carboxamide isomerase/phosphoribosylanthranilate isomerase PriA has translation MSEFNNRPRLVLLPAVDVADGKAVRLTQGAAGSETSYGDPVDAAAEWADAGAEWIHLVDLDAAFGRGDNRGLLKQVIRQTKGVKIELSGGIRDDDSLEHALEIGATRVNLGTAALENPEWASHVIGQYGEAIAVGLDVRGTTLAARGWIREGGDLWQVLERLEEAGCARYVVTDVTKDGTLKGPNLELLRQVVERTERPVVASGGIASLDDIAALRELVSLGVEGAIVGKALYSGAFTLPEALDVAGH, from the coding sequence GTGAGCGAATTCAACAACAGGCCCCGGCTCGTCCTGCTCCCGGCGGTGGATGTGGCCGACGGAAAGGCCGTCCGGCTGACCCAGGGCGCCGCCGGCAGTGAGACCAGCTACGGCGATCCGGTGGACGCGGCCGCCGAATGGGCGGACGCGGGCGCGGAGTGGATCCACCTGGTGGATCTGGACGCCGCGTTCGGCCGCGGCGACAACCGCGGCCTGCTCAAGCAGGTCATCCGCCAGACGAAAGGGGTCAAGATCGAGCTCTCCGGCGGCATCCGCGACGACGATTCGCTGGAGCACGCGCTGGAGATCGGCGCGACCCGCGTCAACCTCGGCACGGCCGCGCTGGAGAACCCCGAGTGGGCGTCCCACGTGATCGGTCAGTACGGCGAGGCGATCGCCGTGGGCCTGGACGTGCGCGGGACGACGCTCGCCGCTCGCGGCTGGATCCGCGAGGGCGGCGACCTCTGGCAGGTCCTCGAGCGGCTGGAAGAGGCAGGCTGCGCCCGCTACGTCGTCACCGACGTCACGAAGGACGGCACGCTGAAGGGCCCGAACCTCGAGCTGCTCCGTCAGGTGGTGGAGCGCACTGAGCGCCCGGTGGTCGCCTCCGGCGGCATCGCGAGCCTGGACGACATCGCCGCGCTCCGCGAACTGGTCTCGCTCGGGGTGGAGGGCGCGATCGTGGGGAAGGCGCTCTACTCGGGCGCGTTCACGCTGCCCGAGGCACTGGATGTCGCGGGACACTGA